The genomic stretch ATCTCGGCGTGATGACGCAGACGTCCGGCGCCTTCGACAAGGTGCAGGATGCGCTGACCTTCTTCGTGACCTACTACACCTCGCTCGCCAATTTCAAAGCGGTGCTGGACCGCCTTTCCTCCTTCGACGAGGCGATCGAGCGCGCGGCGACATTGAGCGCCGCGGCGCCGAAGTTCGAGCGCGGCGCTTCGCCCGAGATCGCGGTCCATGATCTCGCTTTGTCGCTGCCGGACGGGCGACGCATCGTCGAGGCGCGCGATCTCGTGTTCCGCCCGGCCGAATCGACGCTGCTGACCGGCCCCTCGGGATCGGGAAAATCGACGCTGTTCCGCGCCATCGCCGGCATATGGCCCTATGGCCAGGGCCGCGTGCGCACGCCGGACGACGCCAATGTGCTGCTGCTGCCACAAAAGCCCTATATCCCCATCGGCACGCTGGCCGCGGCTATCGCCTATCCGAGCGCGCCCGACGCCTTCTCTCGCCGCGCGATCGAGGAGGCCCTGGACGCCGCGCGGCTCGGGCCGTTCGTGCATCGGCTGGACGAGGAGGACGCCTGGTCGCAGCGGCTCTCCGGCGGCGAGCAGCAGCGCGTCGCCGTCGCGCGCGCCTTGCTCGCCGAGCCCGATTGGCTCTTCCTCGACGAGGCGACTTCCGCGCTCGACGAGAAGCTCGAGGGCGAGATCTACACCATGCTGCGCGAGCGACTGCCCAATACGACGATTATCTCCATCGGCCATCGCTCGAGCCTGCTCGCCTTCCACCAGCGCCATATCGCGATGGAGCAGGAGGCGGATGGAACCTTCGCGCCGCGCGAAGCGGTGCTGGCATGACGAAATCGGGCGCAGGGGGACGCGAAGGCGGCCGCTCGTTGAAGGAGCGCGTGAAGACGGCGAGGAAGCGCTCGCTGTCCTCGACGCTCTGGCTCGAGCGCCAGCTCAACGATCCCTATGTGGCGCAGGCCAAGCGCGACGGCTATCGCTCGCGCGCGGCCTATAAGCTGCTGGAGATGGACGAGCGCTACAAGCTCTTCGCCCCCGGCAAGCGCATCGTCGATCTCGGCGCCGCGCCAGGCGGCTGGTCGCAGATCGCCGCGACGCGGGTGAAGTCGGCCGAGGGCAAAGGCAAGGTCGTCGGCATCGATCTTCTCGATATGGAGCCCATCGCCGGCGTGGAATTCACCGTGATGGACTTCAATGAGGAGACCGCGCCGGAGCGGATCAAGGCCATGCTCGGCGGCGGCGCCGACGGCGTGATGTCGGACATGGCCGCCAACGCCACCGGCCATAAGCAGACCGATCATCTGAAGATCGTCGCGCTCGCCGAGCTGGCGGCGGATTTCGCGCGCGATGTGCTGGCGCCCGGCGGCTTCTTCGTCGCCAAAGTGCTGCAAGGCGGCACGGAGGGCCAATTGCTGGCGGCGCTGAAGCGCGATTTCGCGCAAGTGCGCCATGTGAAGCCGGCGGCGAGCCGCGCCGATTCCGCCGAGCTCTATGTGCTCGCCACAGGCTTTCGCGGCGGCTGACCGGAGCGCTTCTAGGCCGATCCGTCGGCCTCGATCGGCTGCTCGATCGATTTCTTGCCGGTGAGCCCCTCTCCCGCCGTGGGCGCGAGCCTGCGGAAGATGAGGACGGAAGAGGCCGAGACCGCCGCCACTGCCAGAAAAGCCGCATCGAAATCCGTGAGCCGCAGCGCGCCGCCTCCTTGCAGCGCGCGCGCCGTCTCGAGCGTTGCGGCGGCGAGCGAGACGCCGGCCGACAGGGCCAATTGCTGCCCGGCCGAAGCGAAGCTCGTCGCCCGGCTCATCGCCTGAGGCTCTATATCGGCATAGCCGATCGCATTCAGCGCCGTGAATTGTAGCGAGCGGAAGAAGCCGCCGACGAGCAGCAGGCTCATGATGATCCAATGCGGCGTTTCCGGCGAGAACAGCGCGTTGAAGCAGAAGAAGCCCGCCGAGATCAACGCATTGACGATGAGCACCCGGCGAAATCCGAAGCGGTTCAGAATGGGCTGCGCCGTCGTCTTCATCGCCATGGCGCCGATGGCGGCGATGAAGGTCAGCGAGCCCGACTGAAACGCCGTGAGGCCGAAGCCGGTCTGCAGCATCAGCGGCAGCAGGAATGGCGAGGCCCCGAGGCCCATGCGAAACAGAAAGCCTCCCACGATGGAGGCGCGGAAGGTCGGCACGCGCAGCAGATCGAGATCGATGATCGGATGCGGCATGCGTCGCGCATGGCGCACATAGAGGAGCAGAGCGATCGCCCCCGCCGCGACCAGCCCCGCCGCGGCCCGTGTCGGAACAATCCCCTGGCCGAGCGCGCCGAGCCCGAAGACGAGGCTCGACAGGCCGAAACCCGAGAGCAGAAAACCGCGCATATCGAGCGGCGGAACGCTCTCCTCGCGCAGATCGGGAATGTAGCGCGTGACGAGAGCGACGCCGAGCAGGCCGATCGGCACATTGATCCAGAAGATGTAGCGCCAATGGAAATAAGTGGCGATGAAGCCGCCGAGCGGCGGCCCCACGACCGGGCCGATCAGCGCTGGAATGGTGAGATAGGCGAGCGCGCGCACCAGATCGTGACGCGGCGCGACGCGCAGCAGCACCAGTCGGCCGACCGGAACCATCATGGCCCCGCCGAGCCCCTGGACCACGCGCGCCGCCACCACGCCGGCGAGCGAGGCGGAGAAGCCGCAGAGAATGGAGCCGAGGGTGAAGACGAGGATCGCCGCGCGAAACACCCGCCGCGCGCCAAAGCGATCGGCGACCCAGCCGGAGAGCGGAATGAAGACCGCGAGCGAGAGAAGATAGGAGGTCAGCGCGAGCTTCAGAGCGATTGGGTCTTCGTGCAGATCGGCCGCCATTGCGGGCAGGGCGGTGGCCAGCACGGTGCCGTCGAGATTCTCCATGAACAGCGCTGTCGCGATAATGAGCGGCGTGGCGGCGAAGGAAGGCAACGGACCCCATGTCTTTCGAGCGGATCGGCGCGGCGCGGCCGCCGCTGGAGCCTCCTTATGCGCTTATTCTCGAAGCGCCGCCAATGGCAGGCGTCGGCGGCGCTCGCCCCGTCGCCCGAGGCGTGGCTCCGGCGACGGGGCGCTCTGCGTCAGATCGTCTGCTGGGGAGCGGTCCAGCCGGCCGTGCGCCAGCTCTGCTCGAGGCCCCAGCGCCAATGATGATGATGGCGCCAATGATGGTGGTGATGATGGCGCCAGTGGTGATGGTGGTGGTGATGATGCCGATGGTGGCCGCGGGCGGAGGCCACGCCGGGCAGCATCAGCGCGCCGATGAGGGCCGCCGCATAAACCATAGTTCGAAACATGCCGTTCTCTTCCCTTCTGGCGAGGCGGCCCCCCAGCGCCGCCTCGGCCGGGAATGAACGTCGCCGGCGAGAGGATCGTTCCCGCGCGCGTAGGGGCTAGGCCCGCTCGCGGCCCGGCATGGTGAACGGGCCGTTACAAAAATCAGCCGGCGATCGCATCGAAGATCAGCTTGCCGTTGAGCGCGATGATGGCCACGGCGATGACGGCGGCGACGATGGTGGCGCGGCGCGGCGCGGCGAGCTCGCCCATCAGTCTGCGCGAGGCGGTGAACCAGACGAGCGGCACGACGGCGAAGGGCAGGGTGAAGCTCAGCACCACCTGGCTCAGCACCAGCAGCCGGCCGGCGGCCTCCTCCCCGGCGAGCAGCGTCACGCCGACGGCCGGGACGATGGCGATGAGCCGCGTCACCAGACGGCGAAGGGCGGGCTTCATGCGCAGCTCGAGGAAGCCCTCCATCACGATCTGCCCGGCCAGCGTCGCCGTCACGGTGGAGTTGAGGCCGCAGGCGATGAGCGCGATGGCGAAGAGCTTGGCGGCGGTCGGCGCGCCGAGCAGGGGGGCGATCAGCGTGTAGGCTTGGCCGAGCTCGGCGACCTCGGTATGGCCGGAGGCGTGGAACACGGCGGCCGCCAGCACCAGTATCGAGCCATTGATGACGAGCGCGAAGAGCAGCGCCAGCGAGCTGTCGAAAATGGCGAAGTCGATCGCCTCCCGCCGCTCGGCCGAGCTGGCGCCGACGTCGCGCGTCTGCACGATATAAGAGTGCAGGAAGAGGTTATGCGGCATCACCGTCGCGCCGAGAATGCCGAGGCCGATATAGAGCATCTCGGGATTTTCGATCAGCGCGCGGCTGGGGACGAGGCCGGCGGCGACCTCGTGGAGATCGGGCCGCGCCAGCAGCAGCTGACCGCCGAAGGCCAGCGCGATGATTCCGAGCATTGCGACCACGAAGAGCTCGATCTTGCGGAAGCCGAGCCGCTCGAAGGCGAGCACGAGGAAAGTGTCCAGCAGGGTGACGACGACGCCGAAGGCGAGCGGCAGGCCGAGCAGCAATTGCAGGCCGATCGCCGTGCCGATCACCTCGGCGAGATCGGTCGCCAATATGCCGGCCTCGGCCAAGAGCCAGAGTCCCACCGAGGCGGAGCGCGGAAACTGGCGACGGCAGGCGCTAGCGAGATCGAGGCCGGTGGCGAGGCCGAGCCGCGCCGTCAGCGATTGCAGCACGATCGCCATGAGGCTGGACAGAACTGCGACGAAGAGCAGCGCCGTGCCGAATTTGGAGCCGCCGGCGAGAGCCGTCGCCCAATTGCCGGGGTCCATATAGCCGGTGGCGACGAGGTAGCCCGGCCCCAAAAAGATGAAGAGGCGGCGAAAGCCGGCGGTCTCGCGCGGCACGCGCACAGAGCCGCGCATGTCGCCGCGCATCGCGCCGAGCGTGGCGGAAATTTCGGGCGAGACGGCGTGCATGAGGCGACCTCTGCTGCGCCCGCCCGGAGGCGGGCCACTCGGGACGATATAGGCCCCTCCCGCCGCATGCGCCAGCAGGCTCGAGGTCGGCTTTTCACGCTCGCCCCCACTGCGCGTTGCAGGCGATGCGACGGACCGGGTCGATTCTATGTCGCAATGCGTAGCCGGATGCGTCGAGCCGGCGCCGAGCCTGCGGCGAAACGCTAAAATTTGTGACCTTGTTGCAACAGTCGCCGAGATAGTTTTCCGCGAGCCGGGCAAAGAGCCACATGCCCCTTTTCAGCCATAAACGCTGCGCTAATCTCGGCTCGTCACAAGGTCATCGAGGACAAGGGAGACGCCTTCCGCGCCGGCTCGTCGCGGGAGAAGGGTCCTTACGTTCTCAAAGCCTGTCGTCGATTTCGGCGGTGACGATGGCGGTGTTGGTGCGCGGCGTTGTCGAGACGCCGGCGGCGTTGCGAAAGTCAGATCCTCGATGATCGTGTTTCTCCAGGCGATTGCGTCGACGGTGGGGCCGCGCGGGCGTCGTGGGACGCTGCTTCTGGCGCTCGGCTGCGCGACGGTCGGCTCCCTAGCGGCAGGTCGCGCCGCCGCCTTCGACGCGTCGGAGCCGCGCTCCATCGCGGCCGCCACCCAGCCATTGACCATGTTCAAGGACCCGCGCGCCGCTCTCGCCGCCGGGCTCGAGAGCTACCACGCCGGCAACACCAAAAAATCGGTGGAGGCATTGCGCTACGCCGCCGACGGCGGCGAGTCGCTGGCGCAATGGAAGCTCGGCCGCATGTATGCCGATGGCGACGGCGTCGCCCGCGACGACGCCAAGGCCTATTCCTATTTCGCCAAGCTCGTCGATCATTTCGCCGACGACGAGCCGAGCCCGCGCGAGCGGCTGATGGCGGCCGGCGCCTTCGTGGCCGTCGGCGTCTATTATCTCGAGGGGATCGCCGCCGCGAAGATCATGCCGGACGCCGGCCGCGCTTTCGATCTCTTCCGTTACGCCGCGACCTATTTCGGCAACGCCGACGCTCAATATAATCTCGCGCGCATGTATCTCGACGGCAATGGCGTCTCCAAGGATGCGCGCCAAGCCGCCAACTGGCTCGATCTCGCCGCGCGCAAGGGCCATGCGCCGTCGCAGGCGCTGCTCGGCCATCTGATGTTCAACGGCGAGGCCGGCGGTCCGCCGCAGCGCGCCCGCGGGCTCATGTATCTCACGCTGGCGCGCGAGGCCGCCGGCGACCGGCCGACCGATCAATGGATCGTCGAGCTGCACTCCCGCGCGCTGGCGCGGGCGAGCGAGCTGGACCGCAAATCGGCGGTCGCCATGCTCGAATATTATCTGACGCGCCGGGACTAGAGCCCCTTTCTCGAGCCGAGAACAGCGAGGCGATCCCGGAGCCGTCGGGCCGCGGGATCGCCTTTTTGCGTCGCGCTCTCGCTTCCTTCCCACAGGCCTGACTAATTTTGTCGCGCGCGCACATGCCGCATTGTGTCCCGAAAAGAGTTGGTGTAGGCTGACGCCGATGCGACGCTTTGTCGCGCATCTAGTGCAAAAAAAGCAAAATAAAGCACCAACATTCGGAGGATCGTCACATGTCAACAATCGGACACAGCAGCGCTGAGATCGGCAAGACTGTTCTGTGGATGGTCGCTATCGTCGCTTTCGTCATCATCGCGCTGACGAAGGTTCCGGACTGGATTTCCCCCGCCGGCACCAACGGCACGGGCAACGGCAGCGACCCCGGCGTCGGCCGCACCGTCAAGATGATTCAGTAAGATCGACGATCTCTCGCCTTTCGTCTGCAGCTTCGCCCCCACTTGTCGTGGAGCTCGCGGCTTGGCGTTGATCGCCGACTTCTAACAGAAGTCACACTCGATCCGCCTCCTCCGCCTCATTGTCGCGACAATGAGGCGGAGTGAGGAGGACGAGTAGGCGCGAGGAGCCCGACTTCCTCGCGTGTTCGAGAGCGCCGCCTCGAAAAAGCAGCGCGCCCCTCTCCATCATCCTCGAAATTGCAGCGTCGTCGCGAAGCGCACTCCCGCCAGCGCGGCGATCTCTCGCATCGTCTCGCGTGGCGCCGGCTCGTCGATCGCGACCAGGGCCACAGCGGAGCCGCCCGGCCGGTCGCGTCCCAGCGCGCAAGTGGCGATGTTCACGCCCGCCGCGCCCAGCAGCCCCGCGAAACGTCCGATGAAGCCGGGCCGGTCGGCGTTGGACACGAAGATCATCCGCTCGGAGAATTCGGTCTCCACGCGGACGCCCTCCACGGCGACGATCCGCGGCCTGCCATCGTGAAACAGCGAGCCGGCGAGCGTTCTCTCTCCGTCGCGCGATTTTACCGAAACGGCTATGAGCGAATCATAATCGCTCTCGCCGGAGCGGGTGGCTTCGTCGATCGTTATGCCGCGCTCTTTTGCGATGGCCAGCGCTGAAACGAGATTGACCTCGGCGAGCGCCGGCCGCAGCACGCCGGCGACGGCCGCCGCCGTCATCGCCGGCGCATTGCGCTGCGCCGCCGCGCCTTCATAGACGACCATGATGCGCTCGATCGGCGATTCGGTCGCCTGGCCGAGGAAGGAGCCGAGCTTTTCGGAAAGGTCGACGAAAGGCGCGAGCCGCGGCGCCTCCTCGGCGCCGATCGAGGGAAAGTTGACCGCATTGGCGATCGCGCCGCGCGTCAAAAATTCCGACATTTGCTCGGCGATCTGCACGGCGACCTTCTCCTGCGCTTCGACAGTCGAAGCGCCGAGATGCGGCGTGCAGACGACATTCGGACGAGAGAACAGCGGATTTTCGCGCGCCGGCTCGGTCTCGAAGACATCGAGCGCGGCGCCGGCGACATGGCCTTCGTCCAGCGCCGCGACCAACGCCGCCTCATCGACGAGCCCGCCGCGCGCGCAATTGACGATGCGCACGCCGCGTTTGGTCTTCTTCAACGATTGCGCGTTCAGCAGATCGCGCGTCTTGGCGGTGAGCGGCGTGTGCAGAGTGATGAAATCGGCGCGCGCCAGCAGCGGCTCGAGATCGACCGGCTCGACGCCCAACTTTATGGCTCGTTCCTCGGTGAGGAAGGGATCATAGGCGATGACGCGCATGGAAAAGCCGAGCGCGCGTGTCGCGACATTGGCGCCGACATTGCCGCAACCGATGACGCCGAGCGTCTTGCCGGCGAGCTCGACGCCCATGAACTTGCTCTTCTCCCATTTGCCGGCGCGGGTGGAGGCGTCGGCGGCGGGAATTTGCCGCGCCAGCGCTAGCATCAGCGCCATCGTATGCTCGGCGGTGGTGATGGAATTGCCGAAGGGCGTGTTCATCACGATCACGCCGCGCGCCGTCGCTGCGCCGACATCGACATTGTCGACGCCGACTCCGGCGCGGCCGACGACCTTCAGCCGCTCGGCCCGTGCGAGCAGCGCCTTGTCGATTTGCGTGGTCGAACGAATGGCGAGGCCGTCATAGGCGCCGATGGCGGCGGCGAGCGCGCTCGGCTCCTTGCCGAGTTCCGGCCGATAATCCGCCTCTATCTCTCGGGAGCGGAACAGATCGAGCGCTGCGGGCGAGAGCGCGTCGGAAACGAGCACGCGTTTGGGCATAGGGCCTCCCTCGGGCCGCGCCCGAGATTTCGCCCCCTTCGGCGCCGCGCTGACGCGGCGGCCGTCCCTTTCCCTAGATCGTGACAAGCGGCCTTCGTCTCAAGCCGCTTTGGCGGATTGCGCCGCCGCCTCGGCATAGGCCCAGTCGATCCATTGCGTCAGCGCGGCCACGTCGCTGGCCTCCACCGTGGCTCCGCACCAGATGCGCAGGCCGGGCGGGGCGTCGCGATAGGCGCCGAAGTCGAAGCCCGCGCCTTCCTTCTCGACCAAGCCGACGATGCGCGCGGCGAGCGCGGATTGCTCGGCCCGCGGCAGGCTGGCGACGGCGGGATCGGCGAAGACGAGGCAGACGCCGGTGTTGGAGCGCGTCGCCGGATCCTGGGCGAGATGGGTGAACCAGGGCGTCTTCTCGACCCAGTCATGCACCACTTTGGCGTTGGCGTTGGCGCGCGCGTAGAGCGCGTCGAGCCCGCCGATCGACTTGGCCCATTTCAGCGTGTCGAGATAATCCTCGACGCAGAGCATGGAGGGCGTGTTGATCGTGTCGCCCTCGAAAATGCTCTCCACGAGCTTGCCGTTCTTGGTGAGGCGGAAAATCTTCGGCAGCGGCCATGCGGGCGTGTAGCTCTCGAGCCGCTCCACGGCGCGCGGCGAGAGAATCAACATGCCATGCGCCGCCTCGCCGCCCATCACCTTCTGCCAGGAGTAGGTGACGACATCGAGCTTGTCGAATTCGAGCGGCTGCGCGAAGGCGGCCGAGGTCGCGTCGCAAATGGTCAGGCCCTTGCGGTCGGCGGGGATGAAATCCGCGTTCAGCACGCGCACGCCGGCGGTGGTGCCGTTCCAGGCGAAGACGAAATCATTGTCGAAGTCTATCTTCGACAGATCGGGCAATTCGCCGAAGGGGGCGACGAAGCTGCGGGCGGCGCCCGGCTTCAGCTGCTCGATGATGTCCGTGACCCAATCCGCGCTGAAGCTCTCCCAGGCGGCGACATCGACGCCGCGCGCGCCGATCATCGACCACAGCGCCATTTCGACCGCGCCGGTGTCCGAGGCGGGGACGATGGCGATGCGATGGCTCGCCGGCACGCGCAGAACCTCGCGCGTCAGATCGATGGCCTCTTTCAGCTTCGCCTTGCCGGCCGGGGAGCGATGCGAGCGGCCGAGAGCCGCGCCGGCGAGCGCGTCCAGCGTCCAGCCGGGACGCTTGGAGCAAGGACCTGAAGAGAAACGCGGATCGGCCGGCTTCACGCCGGGCTTTTGGATGGGCATTTTTGTGCTGCCTCCCCGGGGCATGGATTTTCGGAGCCTGCGCTACGCGCAACACGTCTTCGCGTCAAGTCGGGCGCGAGCTGGGGCGGGGCGGTCGTGGCCGGCCGCGCGGCGGCGGCGGGGGAGCTTGTCGCGAAGGAGAGGGCCGCCGCCGGGAGGGGCCAGTCGTGGGGCCTAGAGCGGCGGCGGAGACGATCTCAGTCGATCAGATAGCGGAAGCCGAGCCGTACCTGCTGAATGTCGAGCTTGCGGGTATGGTTGACGCCGAGCGCGTCCTTGCCCGAGATCGAGCCCAGATTGAGATAGCGATAGCCGATGTCGACCGACCAATGATCGGTGATGTCATAGGCGAAGCCGCCCATGAAGGCATAAGCGAATTTCAGATAGGTGTTGGAGTAGCTGCGGTCCCAATTGGCCATATAGGTGCCGAGCGTGTAGGGGTCGGTCCAGGTCGTTCCGGCATAGGGAACGAGATTGCCCATGTACCATTGCACCTGAGATTTCTGGAACAGCACGTCGACGCCGGCGCCGGCGCCGATATAGGGCGTGAGCCCGCCCCATGTGCCGAGATCGATATAGACATTGCCGAGGAAGACCGAGGCGGTTCCGCGGCTCTGCGCATAGGGGAAGCAGTCGGTCACGACGGCGATGGAGTCGGTGTAGGGTCCGCCGGCCGGCGTGCCCACCGCGCCGGTCTGGCAGGGCGTCGAGACATAGGAGGCGCTGGAGCGGCTGTAGAGCGGCTGATAATCAGCGGTGACGTCGGTGCGCAGCCAGCTGTTGTAGCGATAGCCGAAGCCAATACCGGCCGACCAGTTGTTGACGAAATTATTCGCCGTCACTGCGCCGTCGATGTTCAGCACGGGCGTGCGCGCCGCGGCGATGTCGCCGCGCAGATACCAGCCGGTTCCCAGCTCGACGGGCTGGTACTCCTGCTGCTCGGGCGGTGAGAAGAAGGGCATGTCCGCCGCGGCGGCCGGACTGGAGGTCGAGAGGCCGAGGATCGCGCAAAAAAGCCCCGCCCCGGCGCAGGAACCGGAAAATCTCATTGGTTCATCCTCGCTACGCGCCGGGCGGCCCGGATCGGGCCGCGACGCGGGTGATGAACGATGAGTAAGTGATTATGCTTAATTGTTACTTAATGAGCGCCGCCGCCGGCCTGTCGCCGCAGCGGCGCTCCGAGTCCCGTCAAATGAGATTGAAGAGGCGCGTCAGCAGCGGTGACAGGATCAGCAGAATGAAGCCGAGGTAGATCGCGCCCAGCGCGAAGGCCGGAATGAAGCGCATCCCCGCGTGGCGATAGATCCACAGGAACACGGTGAACTTCCACAGCACCAGCGGAAACAGCACGAAGCCGACGAGCTTCAATGCCGGCATCGGCGGCGGAAATATCTGCGCCACCGCGAGCGACAGAACCATGGACACGAGGCCGATGATCGCGCCCGTGGAGGTGAGGGCGATCAGCGTCTGCTGAAAGCGCTCGCGCGCGCCGGTCAGCAGCAGCGCGCCGAAGGTCAGCGCGGCCAGCAGAGCGGCGCTCACCAGGCCGTAAGCGATCGAGGGGGGGATGTCGGCGCTCACCAATTGGCCGCCCGTCTCGGTCAGAATATAGGCGGCGAGGCTGATCCACAGCGCCTGCCGAGAGTCGGGCAGGGGAGCCGGCCCGGCCTCGAGCTTTATGAGATCGAGGAGCGCTTTGGGCGTCGGCGGCAGGCTGATGGACGGCGAGATCGACATATGACGGCCTATCGGGTTGGAGCCTCGTCGGCGGAAGGTCGCGACCTGCGCCCCCGCTTTGCGCAAAAGCGGCGAAGCCTGCGGTTCGAGAGAGCCGCAGGCGCCGCCGCCGCAGCCGTCTCTAACATGCTTTTCGGCGCGGCGGAACAAGGCCGTACGGGCGGGGCTCAGGGCAGCTCGCTGGTCCAGTCCTCGGTCGCGATCACTTGCGCGACGCGATGCGCCGCCTCCGCCCAGCTCACGCGGCTGACGGCGGAAGGATCGGCCGTCGCGCTTCCGTCGAGAAGCTCCCGAATGCGCTCGGCGAGAGCGGCCGGATCATTGACGCGGAAATAGAGGGCGCCGGCGCCGCCGACCTCGCGGAACACGGGAATGTCGCTGCAGATCACTGGCCGGCCGCGGCGTGCGGCCTCGGCGATCGGCAGGCCGAAGCCCTCCGCATAGGAAGGAACGAGCGCCGCCGCGCTCTTGTCGTAGAGAAAGGCGAGCTCGGCGTCGCCGATATCGTCGAGCCAGAACAGGCGCCGCCCGAATTCGGCATGGCCGCGGATCTCGGCGGCGATCGCCTCCTCGAACCAGCCGCGCCGTCCGACGAAAACCAGCCGCGCATCGCGGCCCTCGCGCCAGAGCGCCTCGAAAGCCTGCAGCGCGACGCGATGGCCTTTGCGCGGCTCCACAGTGCCGACGCTCAGAAACATGGCGCCGCCCGCTGCGGCAGCGATCTGCGGCCGCGGCGCGGCGGGTGCGCTATCGGCGATATCCGAGCCGCAATGGAACCAGCCGATCGAAAGTCCGGGTCGATGCGGCAGTCCCGTCTCAGCCACGTAATCCGCCAGCTCCTCGGCGACCGTGCGCGAGATGGCGAGAAAGGCGTCGCTCTCGAGCAGCGCGCGGCGCAGCCAGGCCTCATAGCGCGGCGGCGTCACCTCATGGCAGGCGTGCGGATAGAGGGCGGGAATGAGATCGAAGATGCAGGTGACGATCTCGCCGCCGCCGGCGCGAATGCGCGAGAAGACCGGCTGAAACTCCTCGAAAGCGTTCCAGCTGTCCGAGAGCATGAAGAAGCGGTCGCCCGGCTCTATCTCTATTTCGCGATCCGGGCCGGCTGTTCCGCCGATGAGCGCGGCGACGAAGGCCTCGCAGGTGAAGAGCCGGCCGGCCTCGCAGCGCACGGCGATCACGGGAATGGGAAGCGCCGTATCGCGATAGAGGGCCTGGGTGATCTTCTTGACGACGCGCTGGATTCCCGTGCCGGCGTCGCGCCGCGCCGTCGCCGTCACATCGACGAGCAGCCGTCGCGGCTTTAGCGTGTCGCCCCGAGCGGCGGGCTCCGAGACGGCGGACTTGATGGCGGGCGACGGGGCCTTGCGAGAGAAGAGTCGCAGCAGCGGCGTCACCGCATCGACGAGCGCCGCCTCGAAACGGCGCAGAGGCCGGAAGATCAGCCAGGCGGCGGAATAGACGTTTTTCTCGCGCTCATGGACGAGATGCAAAAGCTCGGCGCGCAGAAAATCGAGCTGATGCTCGAGCAGGCGATTGCGCTCCTCGAGACGCCGCTCGCGCTCGCTGGTCATTTCGCGGCTTCTGCGGCCGCGCGGCAATAATCGAGCAGATCGACGAGCGTCTCGTCCATCGCTCGGCGCGGGCTCCAGCCGGTCGCCGCGCGCAGCTTGGCGGCGTCGCAGCGGGCGATCGGTATGTCGGCCGGCCGCAGCCGCGCGGGATCGACGACGATCTCGAAATCGCGTCGCGCCATCGCGCGCATTGTCTCGACCAGAGACGCGAGCGGGCGCGTCTCGCCCGAGGCGATGTTGAAGACATTGCGGTCGGGAAGACCGGGCGCGACGGCGATGAGCCGCAGATAGGCGTCGATGACGTCGCGCACGTCGAGAAAATCGCGCTGCACGGAAAGATCGCCGACCGAGAGGCGCGGCTCG from Methylosinus sp. C49 encodes the following:
- a CDS encoding phosphoserine transaminase, which translates into the protein MPIQKPGVKPADPRFSSGPCSKRPGWTLDALAGAALGRSHRSPAGKAKLKEAIDLTREVLRVPASHRIAIVPASDTGAVEMALWSMIGARGVDVAAWESFSADWVTDIIEQLKPGAARSFVAPFGELPDLSKIDFDNDFVFAWNGTTAGVRVLNADFIPADRKGLTICDATSAAFAQPLEFDKLDVVTYSWQKVMGGEAAHGMLILSPRAVERLESYTPAWPLPKIFRLTKNGKLVESIFEGDTINTPSMLCVEDYLDTLKWAKSIGGLDALYARANANAKVVHDWVEKTPWFTHLAQDPATRSNTGVCLVFADPAVASLPRAEQSALAARIVGLVEKEGAGFDFGAYRDAPPGLRIWCGATVEASDVAALTQWIDWAYAEAAAQSAKAA
- a CDS encoding DHA2 family efflux MFS transporter permease subunit; its protein translation is MPSFAATPLIIATALFMENLDGTVLATALPAMAADLHEDPIALKLALTSYLLSLAVFIPLSGWVADRFGARRVFRAAILVFTLGSILCGFSASLAGVVAARVVQGLGGAMMVPVGRLVLLRVAPRHDLVRALAYLTIPALIGPVVGPPLGGFIATYFHWRYIFWINVPIGLLGVALVTRYIPDLREESVPPLDMRGFLLSGFGLSSLVFGLGALGQGIVPTRAAAGLVAAGAIALLLYVRHARRMPHPIIDLDLLRVPTFRASIVGGFLFRMGLGASPFLLPLMLQTGFGLTAFQSGSLTFIAAIGAMAMKTTAQPILNRFGFRRVLIVNALISAGFFCFNALFSPETPHWIIMSLLLVGGFFRSLQFTALNAIGYADIEPQAMSRATSFASAGQQLALSAGVSLAAATLETARALQGGGALRLTDFDAAFLAVAAVSASSVLIFRRLAPTAGEGLTGKKSIEQPIEADGSA
- a CDS encoding RlmE family RNA methyltransferase, which gives rise to MTKSGAGGREGGRSLKERVKTARKRSLSSTLWLERQLNDPYVAQAKRDGYRSRAAYKLLEMDERYKLFAPGKRIVDLGAAPGGWSQIAATRVKSAEGKGKVVGIDLLDMEPIAGVEFTVMDFNEETAPERIKAMLGGGADGVMSDMAANATGHKQTDHLKIVALAELAADFARDVLAPGGFFVAKVLQGGTEGQLLAALKRDFAQVRHVKPAASRADSAELYVLATGFRGG
- a CDS encoding Nramp family divalent metal transporter, translating into MHAVSPEISATLGAMRGDMRGSVRVPRETAGFRRLFIFLGPGYLVATGYMDPGNWATALAGGSKFGTALLFVAVLSSLMAIVLQSLTARLGLATGLDLASACRRQFPRSASVGLWLLAEAGILATDLAEVIGTAIGLQLLLGLPLAFGVVVTLLDTFLVLAFERLGFRKIELFVVAMLGIIALAFGGQLLLARPDLHEVAAGLVPSRALIENPEMLYIGLGILGATVMPHNLFLHSYIVQTRDVGASSAERREAIDFAIFDSSLALLFALVINGSILVLAAAVFHASGHTEVAELGQAYTLIAPLLGAPTAAKLFAIALIACGLNSTVTATLAGQIVMEGFLELRMKPALRRLVTRLIAIVPAVGVTLLAGEEAAGRLLVLSQVVLSFTLPFAVVPLVWFTASRRLMGELAAPRRATIVAAVIAVAIIALNGKLIFDAIAG
- the serA gene encoding phosphoglycerate dehydrogenase yields the protein MPKRVLVSDALSPAALDLFRSREIEADYRPELGKEPSALAAAIGAYDGLAIRSTTQIDKALLARAERLKVVGRAGVGVDNVDVGAATARGVIVMNTPFGNSITTAEHTMALMLALARQIPAADASTRAGKWEKSKFMGVELAGKTLGVIGCGNVGANVATRALGFSMRVIAYDPFLTEERAIKLGVEPVDLEPLLARADFITLHTPLTAKTRDLLNAQSLKKTKRGVRIVNCARGGLVDEAALVAALDEGHVAGAALDVFETEPARENPLFSRPNVVCTPHLGASTVEAQEKVAVQIAEQMSEFLTRGAIANAVNFPSIGAEEAPRLAPFVDLSEKLGSFLGQATESPIERIMVVYEGAAAQRNAPAMTAAAVAGVLRPALAEVNLVSALAIAKERGITIDEATRSGESDYDSLIAVSVKSRDGERTLAGSLFHDGRPRIVAVEGVRVETEFSERMIFVSNADRPGFIGRFAGLLGAAGVNIATCALGRDRPGGSAVALVAIDEPAPRETMREIAALAGVRFATTLQFRG
- a CDS encoding tetratricopeptide repeat protein, with the protein product MIVFLQAIASTVGPRGRRGTLLLALGCATVGSLAAGRAAAFDASEPRSIAAATQPLTMFKDPRAALAAGLESYHAGNTKKSVEALRYAADGGESLAQWKLGRMYADGDGVARDDAKAYSYFAKLVDHFADDEPSPRERLMAAGAFVAVGVYYLEGIAAAKIMPDAGRAFDLFRYAATYFGNADAQYNLARMYLDGNGVSKDARQAANWLDLAARKGHAPSQALLGHLMFNGEAGGPPQRARGLMYLTLAREAAGDRPTDQWIVELHSRALARASELDRKSAVAMLEYYLTRRD